A window of Cryptomeria japonica chromosome 3, Sugi_1.0, whole genome shotgun sequence contains these coding sequences:
- the LOC131074546 gene encoding LOB domain-containing protein 11-like: MEQKAQEIFRIVYPCGACKIQRRKCGHKCVLAPYFPPNDPHKFLLVNKLFGTSRIVKILQDIPGEKRADAVTSMVYEASARVHDPIYGCTGTICLLQKQILDLQSQLAMTRAYLVNLQANLLSLTTGFYNGCEAGTTSDVTQNLVQHNNDDITVFQGDQNLIGSEDMIWSF, from the exons ATGGAACAGAAAGCGCAAGAGATATTTAGGATTGTGTATCCCTGTGGTGCCTGTAAGATTCAACGGAGAAAATGTGGACATAAATGTGTGCTTGCTCCCTATTTCCCACCAAACGATCCTCATAAATTTTTACTAGTGAACAAATTATTTGGAACAAGCAGGATTGTCAAAATCCTTCAG GATATTCCGGGTGAGAAAAGAGCAGATGCAGTAACCAGCATGGTATACGAAGCAAGTGCGAGAGTGCATGATCCAATCTACGGCTGCACTGGTACAATTTGTCTACTACAGAAACAAATATTAGACCTGCAATCACAACTGGCAATGACACGAGCCTATCTCGTGAATTTGCAGGCGAATCTTTTGTCTCTCACGACTGGATTTTATAATGGGTGTGAAGCAGGAACTACATCGGACGTCACCCAGAATTTGGTACAGCATAATAATGATGACATAACAGTTTTTCAAGGTGATCAGAATCTGATTGGATCGGAAGACATGATCTGGTCTTTTTAA